A region from the Leptospira venezuelensis genome encodes:
- a CDS encoding cytochrome c oxidase subunit 3 family protein produces the protein MSTANHSGGFHHAHHFNSAEHQYESSKQGIWLFLVTEILMFGGLFVGYSIYHSLYPQVFHAGSKQLSVVLGALNTVVLLFSSFTMALGINYVQRGLKNKAIIALAVTIACAAIFMVVKFFEYTHKFHVGTVPGKYAYTEELSASGEKVTKVGALLAEANKLSVVEREHKLHLDETEYEHLTLLEKTKNWPLFFGFYFVMSGIHGLHVLAGAFLIFWVLLKVIKNQVGPEYYTPVEGVGLFWHVVDLIWIYLFPLLYLVG, from the coding sequence ATGAGTACCGCTAATCACTCGGGTGGTTTTCATCACGCGCATCATTTTAATAGCGCAGAACATCAGTACGAATCTTCTAAACAAGGGATCTGGTTATTCCTTGTTACAGAAATCCTAATGTTCGGTGGACTATTCGTAGGATATTCCATCTATCATTCTCTTTATCCTCAAGTTTTCCATGCGGGAAGTAAGCAGCTTTCCGTTGTCTTGGGTGCATTGAACACAGTAGTTCTTCTATTCAGTTCTTTCACTATGGCACTTGGAATTAACTACGTGCAAAGAGGTTTGAAAAATAAAGCGATCATCGCTCTTGCAGTAACTATTGCTTGTGCTGCGATCTTCATGGTCGTTAAGTTTTTCGAATATACTCATAAGTTCCATGTGGGTACGGTTCCTGGAAAATACGCTTACACTGAAGAGTTAAGCGCTTCCGGTGAGAAGGTAACTAAAGTTGGTGCTCTACTTGCAGAAGCTAATAAACTTAGCGTTGTAGAAAGAGAACACAAGCTTCATCTGGACGAGACTGAGTACGAACACCTGACTCTTTTGGAAAAAACCAAAAACTGGCCTTTGTTCTTCGGATTTTATTTTGTAATGTCCGGTATTCACGGTTTGCACGTTCTTGCAGGCGCATTCCTGATCTTCTGGGTGCTTTTGAAAGTTATCAAAAACCAAGTTGGTCCTGAATATTACACTCCTGTGGAAGGTGTGGGTCTATTCTGGCACGTGGTAGACTTGATCTGGATTTACCTCTTCCCTCTTCTTTATTTGGTGGGATAA